Genomic window (Zingiber officinale cultivar Zhangliang chromosome 2B, Zo_v1.1, whole genome shotgun sequence):
taatttattaaaaggtAAAAAATGAGAGATCAACAAAATATTGAACTACttaaaatagtttaaaatgaTATCCTATTCTTTAGATTTCATATGCATCCACATGTTGTATTGTACACATTTCAGTTTCATTAATAAGTCTTTGATAATTATTTAAGAATTTAATGCTATGTGTTTTGGTATATAGATAGTAGGTTAACTAAAATTGTTTTATGCGTACAATGATATTATACTCACTGTTAAATTGATAAGGTTTGAAACTGAAGAAGAGACACAGACTAGTAATGATGACCATCTTGAAGTGGCTTTCGTAAGAAATTCCATAGACGTTTGGAGTCATTGCATCCGTGGAGAGGGCCAAATATTCAAGGATGCTACAGAATTTCGAAAATGTGCTAAAAATTATGCAGTTGCTACAAAACGGTCATTTTTGTATAAAAAGAATGATAATAAGAAGGTTATTCTTGTCTGTAGCACAAGCAACTGTTCTTGGAGAATATATGCTTCAAGACATAAAGCTGACAAACTTTTTGGCATTAGAAAATGCAATCTAATTCATACTTGTGGAGATGACAATCTTCGTAGTAGAGGACATCCTAAAGTTGATGCTGCCTGGGTTTCTAATATTGTGATGGACAGATTGAGGGGAGAGCCCTCGTATCGACCATGCATGATGTTGAAAGATATTCACAGAGATTATGGGGTCGAGCTTAATTACAACAAGGTTTGGAAAGGGAAGGAATTGGCAATGCATGACATTCATGGTGTAGAGGAGGGGGCGTATGATAGATTAAGATGGTATTGTAGTGCTATCAAAGAAACTAATCCTGGAAGTTTTGTCGAGTGTGAAATTGATCATTGTAGTAATAACTTTAAACGATTATTCATCTGTTTCAACGCATGTGCAACTGATTTTATCAATGGATGTAGGCCCTTGGTTTTCTTGGATGGCACTCACATAAAGAATAAATACAAGGGATGTATTTTGGTTGCTGTGGCAAAGGATGCTAATGATGATCTTTTCACATTAGCATACTCAGTTGTAGATGCTGAAAATGATGATAATTGGGGATGACTTTGTTTCCAACTTAAAAGTGCTCTGCTTTCACATCGCTTTATTGGGTTCCATGAGTTTACCTTTTTCTCTGACAGACATCCTGGGATAATCAAGGCTATTCAGTTAGTATTCCTAGGCAGTCATCATGCCTACTGTTTAAGGCATTTGGTAGAAAATTTCGTGAAACAGGTTTGTCTAATTATATACTTTTGTTAGGAAACATTACTTTTTAGATATTATTTTGTGCATACTAgtttatattctttttttttgttatttgaaTGTAGGTCATGCGAAGCTACCCACTTCATAACAAAAAATATTGGTCATTTGTTTTCAAGAAAGCTGCATATGCCCTATCGAGACAAGAGTTTCAAGAACATATTAACAATATAATACGGTCAATGCCACTTGCTAAAGACTTCATAGTATCTTCGTGTCCAGAAAGTTGGGCAAATGCATGTTTTCTAGGAAATCGTTGGGGTGTCATGAATAATAACATAGCCGAATCTTGGAATAATTGGGTTAAAACAGCACAGTTTCTTCCTATTGTGCCCATGGTGGACCATATACGCATTCAAATTATGGACATGATGCACAGACGACGTGAAGTAACAATGTGGATGGTTAAAAGATTGAGTCCATCAAAGGAGAATGCTCTTGCAAAAACATATGATGAATCTCGCATCTTAAAACTACGTAAGGCATGTGGTTGGAGTTTTGAGGTTGTGGATGGGGATAAATCATTTGCTGTTGATTTGTCTGCTTTGACTTGTTCGTGTAGAGCATGGCAGGTTAATAGGTTTCCATGCAAACATGCATGTGCAGCAATAGAGTCAAAGTCATTGTCATTATATGATTTCTGTGACAAATACTTTAAGATAGAGTTGTATCGTGAAAGCTACAGAGGAATCTTAAATCCAATCCCTACATGTCACATGTATGAGTCCAATCCCGAGCACCCATTTGTAATCAATGCTCCTGATGTTCGAAGCCAACCAGGCAGAAGAAGAACTCAAAGGATACCTTCACAAGTCGAAAAACGTGTGACAAAGTGTCGTCGATGTCATGGGCGAGGCCATAACCGACGCAGTTGCAAAGAAGCCATTAACTAACTCTGCTTTTGTTTCGTGAAATAGTGTGAAACTGTTTGATTTACAAGTAAATTGCTGAAATTTCTTTAAGGAGCATGTACTCATATATTTGAACTAAAGATTATGGTTGTTCTAAAAACAACTAATATGTTTTCCAATGTACAGGAAAAGGGGGATGATAGAACAAAGAAGAAGCGAGGATGCATCGACAAGAAGGTGTACTCGATCTAGCGATAGTATTCGTGGCCGGTTGTTGCGTTGATGGTCCTTTTTTGTTATTGTATTCTATTAAGTCAATGACTCCTATGTACTATTTATGAAAGGTGAGCTTATTAGTAGTTGATGTTTGAGAATGGTGTGATATCTATATTTCATACTTTTAGTAAGTgacttgtatttgttgttgttgtgttGATGTATTTTCTAGTTCAGTCATGAAATTAAATGTTTAGTATACTCTTTATTTCCATGTCATTTGTGGATATAGTAACATGTGTAATAGGATCTTGTcaaaatttcatcagtaaataatGATAGTGAAATAATAATGGTAGCAACTTGTTTTGCTACTTAGTTACTAATTATATGCGAGGTTGCAACAAGATCATGATGGAGGTGCCACTAGAACTTTATActtaaatttcttaaaataatacaCAATCTAAAACAATTCGTACTCAATTTTTCACAATGTATACTAAAAATTTACTATTCTGCACCAATAATTTACTTGCCCTTGGCATAATGATGGTAGTAAAATTATTATGGTAATAACTTATTTTCCTACTTAGTTACTAATTACACGTGAGGTTGCTGCTAGATGATGAAGGAGAAGCCTCTAGAATATTATActcgaattttttaaaataatacaacaacaacaacaacaaccaagccttttcccactaggtggggtcggctgtatgaatccttttacgccattgagctctatctcctattatatcatcatctatatttaaataaattttatcttgttttattgttgctaaccaagtcttttttggtcttcctcttcctcgtttgatatgcatgtttatcatagtttcacatcgcctaactggagcatttattgatcgtctaagtacatgtccgtaccatcttaaacgtgtctctcggagtttgtcctcaatagatgcaactccgactttctctctaatgctctcattccttattttgtccatcttcgtatgtccacacatccaccttaacatcctcatctctgcaactctcatcttatgcttatgtgctcgagtcatagcccaacattcagctccatataacatagcaggtctaacagcggttttatagaacttacctttaagtttaagaggtactttacggtcacataaaacacccgacgctcccctccatttcacccatcctgcttgtattctatgtaagacgtctctctcaatccctccatcattttgtaaaaatgatcctaaatatttaaatctctcggttccaggcaactcgtcctctcctatcttaacaattgtttcattacttctaatattgctaaatttaaattccatatattctgtctttaatctactaagcttaaaacatttcccttctagtgtttccctccaagattctagcttagcatttactccttcacgtgtctcatctaccaaaataatatcatctgcaaacaacatgcaccacggtactgtgtcttgaatgtgcgcagtgagttcgtccataattagtgtaaaaagatagggacttagggctaATCCCTgatataaccctatctttattggaaatgcttcagttactccgcctgaagtctttactctggtcattacatcctcatacatatccttaattagttcaatatatgttacgctaacacctctcttttctaaaattctccatataatttctcttgagactctatcataagctttttctaagtcaatgaataccatgtgtagatcttgtttttgctcccgatatttttcaattaattgtataaggagatgtatagcttctattgtcgaccttccaggcatgaacccaaattgattttctgtcactgtggtcttcttccttaatcttttttctattattttttcccaaagtttcatagtatgactcattagtttaata
Coding sequences:
- the LOC122048504 gene encoding uncharacterized protein LOC122048504 → MELFLNLGRKCEEIAPQNVIWQYLAPHQNMYVTLNEDDGVRIMIHLYTSMRLTIINMRAVKKDDMGSHNLERFETEEETQTSNDDHLEVAFVRNSIDVWSHCIRGEGQIFKDATEFRKCAKNYAVATKRSFLYKKNDNKKVILVCSTSNCSWRIYASRHKADKLFGIRKCNLIHTCGDDNLRSRGHPKVDAAWVSNIVMDRLRGEPSYRPCMMLKDIHRDYGVELNYNKVWKGKELAMHDIHGVEEGAYDRLRWYCSAIKETNPGSFVECEIDHCSNNFKRLFICFNACATDFINGCRPLVFLDGTHIKNKYKGCILVAVAKDANDDLFTLAYSVVDAENDDNWG